From Saccopteryx leptura isolate mSacLep1 chromosome 3, mSacLep1_pri_phased_curated, whole genome shotgun sequence, one genomic window encodes:
- the MSC gene encoding musculin, with product MSTGSVSDPEDLELRGLQQGYPVPVSKRPPLCSAERRYISPSDNSSAEEDDPEGDEGQCALGTAGGAGGCKRKRPRAAGGGGGKKPLPPKGSAAECKQSQRNAANARERARMRVLSKAFSRLKTSLPWVPPDTKLSKLDTLRLASSYIAHLRQLLQEDRYENGYVHPVNLTWPFVVSGRPDSDTKEVSAASRLCGTTA from the exons ATGTCCACCGGCTCGGTGAGCGACCCTGAGGACTTGGAGTTGCGCGGGCTGCAGCAGGGGTACCCGGTCCCCGTCTCCAAGAGGCCGCCCCTCTGCAGCGCGGAGCGCAGATACATCTCGCCCAGTGACAACTCGTCAGCAGAGGAAGATGATCCCGAAGGCGACGAGGGGCAGTGCGCACTGGGCACAGCCGGCGGCGCGGGAGGCTGCAAAAGAAAGCGGCCCCGCGCAGCTGGGGGCGGCGGCGGCAAGAAGCCCCTCCCGCCCAAGGGCTCCGCGGCCGAGTGCAAGCAGTCGCAGCGGAACGCGGCCAACGCCCGAGAGCGCGCCCGAATGCGCGTGCTGAGCAAAGCCTTCTCCAGGCTCAAGACAAGCCTGCCGTGGGTGCCCCCGGATACCAAGCTTTCTAAGTTGGACACGCTCCGGCTGGCTTCCAGCTACATCGCGCACCTGCGGCAGCTACTGCAGGAGGACCGCTACGAGAACGGCTACGTGCACCCGGTGAACCTG ACATGGCCATTTGTGGTCTCAGGACGACCCGACTCTGACACCAAAGAAGTCTCCGCTGCCAGCAGACTCTGCGGGACCACCGCGTAG